A single Larimichthys crocea isolate SSNF chromosome VIII, L_crocea_2.0, whole genome shotgun sequence DNA region contains:
- the mtmr10 gene encoding myotubularin-related protein 10 — MFSVKPLKPTFKCYLPPVQTDVKKTIEQPIKKLEPSLLQGEIVVNEVNFVRKCISAESSQDDLWGKLICTNFKVSFIPQDAPPKQKSKLSHLLLGEHDIPLTCLEQVVTVNDTKGKKKVLGSNQKLKFNPTELILYCKDLRIIRFCFDEAGPESAKKVCLAIAHYSHPADIQLLFGFEYQGRRYHESKGERVNGSTPRGGLQTPIFDRPSDWDREIKRTGASEWRVCAINENYAISQSLPEYIVVPVSLADQDLKQYSIFYTDQRIPLWCWNHVNGSALVRMANINDPLQQKKIDQRVFTAITKSHPQRGEVVRSDLDKCLPNIQDIQSAFVKIRQICVIDPFEESEERWLTSVENSRWLEFVRAFLKHSAEMVYYLEGKNSSVVLQEGEDRDLSCVVSSLVQLMLDPHYRSLIGFQSLVQKEWVMAGHRFLDRCNHLKKNDKEESPLFMLFLDCVWQMMNQYPAAFEFTETYLTVLSDSMWIPLFSTFLFNSPKQRAQYLMDFAKNKAIPQGEDQVVYFPPVWNWSQQLSIKDQTLFNNPMYVGKGAACVQNGEVKTFRRTKKTYSSTMRGTSASQRNGLKGGEEPLPRRGSLLSELKPDFSPVKDESPIERFFRDWFSRPADQQGVLIPLLMPSHVALWKLFFLRWVPEACIPKGGPITAYHKLSQLVDEIEILQSKLRQYKGPSSGSTPLPSPSGPLSDQRRMYFKASSPSDSPTPPDYLSSSFPFTPVGNLCRRGIHGTPISKFLNGARIWLSTETLANDTV; from the exons atgttttctgtcaaaccCTTGAAACCAACCTTCAAGTGTTATCTTCCTCCTGTGCAG ACTGATGTAAAGAAAACTATTGAACAACCTATTAAAAAGTTGGAGCCTTCGTTACTTCAAG GGGAGATAGTAGTTAATGAGGTTAACTTTGTGAGGAAATGCATCAGCGCTGAAAGCAGCCAGGATGACCTTTGGGGGAAGTTGATATGCACCAACTTTAAGGTCTCCTTCATCCCTCAAGATGCCCCACCGAAACAG AAATCAAAGTTGTCCCACCTCCTGCTTGGAGAGCATGACATCCCTCTCACCTGTCTGGAGCAAGTAGTAACAG TCAATGATACAAAGGGGAAGAAGAAAGTATTGGGCTCAAACCAAAAGCTGAAGTTCAACCCAACTGAGCTCATCCTCTACTGCAAAGACCTGCGCATCATAAGGTTCTGCTTTGATGAGGCTGGACCTGAAAGTGCCAAAAAG GTTTGCCTTGCTATTGCCCACTATTCCCATCCAGCTGATATTCAACTCCTGTTTGGTTTTGAGTATCAGGGGCGGCGATACCATGAATCTAAAG gggaGCGAGTCAACGGTTCCACCCCTCGAGGAGGATTACAGACCCCCATTTTTGACCGTCCATCAGACTGGGATCGGGAGATCAAGAGAACAGGGGCATCAGAGTGGAGGGTGTGCGCCATCAACGAGAATTACGCCATCTCGCAAAG TCTTCCAGAGTACATTGTGGTCCCCGTTTCTCTGGCAGATCAGGATCTAAAGCAATACTCCATATTCTACACTGATCAGCGCATCCCT CTCTGGTGCTGGAATCACGTTAATGGAAGTGCTCTTGTCCGCATGGCCAACATAAATGATCCATTACAGCAAAAGAAGATTGATCAGAG GGTCTTCACAGCCATCACAAAAAGCCACCCACAGCGAGGTGAAGTGGTCAGGTCAGATCTCGACAAGTGTCTGCCTAACATCCAGGACATCCAGAGCGCCTTTGTGAAAATCAGGCAGATCTGTGTCATTG ATCCTTTTGAGGAGTCTGAGGAGAGGTGGCTTACATCTGTTGAAAACTCGCGTTGGCTGGAGTTCGTCAG GGCTTTCCTCAAACACTCAGCTGAGATGGTGTACTACCTGGAAGGAAAGAACTCTTCAGTCGTTCTTCAAG AGGGAGAAGACAGAGACCTGAGCTGTGTCGTGTCCTCCTTGGTGCAGCTCATGTTGGACCCTCATTATCGCAGCCTCATTGGCTTTCAGAGTTTGGTGCAGAAGGAGTGGGTGATGGCTGGCCATCGCTTCTTGGACAGATGCAACCACTTAAAGAAGAATGACAAAGAGGAG TCCCCACTGTTCATGCTCTTCCTGGACTGCGTGTGGCAGATGATGAACCAGTACCCTGCTGCCTTTGAGTTCACAGAGACCTATCTGACAGTACTGAGTGACAGCATGTGGATCCCACTCTTCAGTACTTTCCTCTTCAATTCTCCAAAACAGCGTGCTCAATACTTGATG GACTTTGCCAAGAATAAAGCTATCCCTCAAGGAGAGGATCAGGTTGTGTATTTCCCTCCTGTTTGGAACTGGTCACAGCAGTTATCCATCAAAGACCAAACTCTCTTTAACAACCCCATGTACGTGGGCAAAGGAGCTGCCTGTGTGCAGAACGGGGAGGTAAAAACCTTCAGACGCACAAAG AAAACCTACAGTTCCACTATGAGAGGAACGTCTGCATCGCAACGTAATGGACTGAAGGGTGGAGAGGAACCACTGCCCCGACGGGGCTCTCTGTTATCAGAGCTGAAGCCCGACTTCTCACCAGTGAAAGACGAAAGCCCGATAGAGCGCTTCTTCAGAGACTGGTTCTCTCGACCTGCTGACCAGCAGGGCGTCTTGATTCCCTTGCTCATGCCCTCGCACGTCGCTCTGTGGAAGCTCTTCTTTCTACGCTGGGTTCCCGAAGCCTGCATTCCTAAAGGAGGCCCCATCACCGCCTACCACAAGCTCTCCCAACTGGTCGATGAAATTGAGATATTACAGAGCAAGCTCAGGCAGTATAAGGGACCCAGTTCAGGCAGCACGCCACTCCCCAGCCCGAGCGGGCCCCTTTCAGACCAAAGGAGGATGTACTTTAAGGCCAGTTCGCCAAGCGACTCCCCTACACCTCCAGACTATCTTagctcctcctttcctttcaccCCAGTGGGAAACCTGTGCCGCCGCGGCATCCATGGGACTCCAATTAGCAAGTTTCTGAATGGGGCAAGGATCTGGCTCTCTACAGAGACTCTTGCTAATGACACAGTCTGA